A part of Neovison vison isolate M4711 chromosome 6, ASM_NN_V1, whole genome shotgun sequence genomic DNA contains:
- the LOC122910810 gene encoding neurturin: MQRWKAAALASVLCSSVLSIWMCRDGLLLSHRLGPALTPLRRPPRTLDARIARLAQYRALLQGAPDAVELRQLTPWAGRSPRPHRRAGARPRRARARSGARPCGLRELEVRVSELGLGYASDETVLFRYCAGACEAAARVYDLGLRRLRQRRRVRRERVRAQPCCRPTAYEDEVSFLDAHSRYHTVHELSARECACV, encoded by the exons ATGCAGCGCTGGAAGGCGGCAGCCTTGGCCTCGGTGCTCTGCAGTTCGGTGCTCTCCATCTGGATGTGTCGGGACGGCCTGCTCCTCAGCCACCGCCTGGGACCCGCGCTGACGCCACTACGCCGGCCACCTCGCACCCTGGACGCCCGGATCGCCCGCCTGGCCCAGT ATCGTGCACTGCTGCAGGGCGCCCCGGACGCGGTGGAGCTGCGCCAGCTGACGCCCTGGGCCGGCAGATCCCCGCGTCCGCACCGTCGGGCGGGGGCCCGGCCCAGACGCGCGCGCGCGCGATCGGGGGCGCGGCCGTGCGGGCTGCGCGAGCTCGAAGTGCGCGTGAGCGAGCTGGGCTTGGGCTACGCGTCGGACGAGACGGTGCTGTTCCGCTACTGCGCAGGCGCCTGCGAGGCGGCCGCGCGCGTGTACGACCTGGGGCTGCGGCGGCTCCGCCAGCGGAGGCGCGTCCGGCGGGAGCGGGTGCGCGCGCAGCCCTGCTGTCGCCCGACGGCCTACGAGGACGAGGTGTCCTTCCTGGACGCGCACAGCCGCTACCACACGGTCCACGAGCTGTCGGCGCGCGAGTGTGCCTGCGTCTGA